A window of Mucilaginibacter robiniae genomic DNA:
AGCGAGGTACGGTTCTTCATTAGGTTGTTCAACGCATCTTGCACCAACTTTTCCGATTCAGTATCCAGCGCTGAAGTAGCTTCATCCAGCAGCATAATAGGCGGATTACTTAACACCGCACGGGCAATGCAGATACGCTGTTTTTGGCCTCCAGATAATTTGGTACCACGGTCGCCTACGTTAGTTTGATAACCTTCTTCCGTACTCAGAATAAAATTATGCGCATTAGCAATACGGGCAGCGGCTTCTACCTCATCAGGTGTAGCTCCTGGTTTACCGAAGGCAATGTTGTTGTAAATGCTATCATTAAACAAAATAGATTCCTGGTTTACAATGCCCATCAGGCTACGTAACGAATCCATAGTAACAGCATTAATGTCATATCCATCCACAGTAATCGTTCCGCTTTGCGGCTCAATAAAACGTGGTATCATATCCATTAAGGTAGATTTACCCCCGCCTGATGGACCTACCAAGGCCACCGTTTTTCCTTTCGGAATATTCAGGCTAATATTATGCAGCACCTCCTTATCGCCGTAAGCAAAAGACACGTTGTTGAACTGCATACCCTTTTCAAAACCTGTTAAGGTGATTGCATTAGGTGCATCGGTAATCAGCGGTTTCTCGTCAATAAGTTGCAGTACCCGCTCGCCGGCAGCTATACCGGAATGAATACTGCTGAACGAATCAGAAATAGCCTTAGCTGGTCTTGTTACTTGCGAGAACATGGCAATATACCCAATAAAGGCTGCTGCACTTAAAGTAGTAGATTGATTATTTAAGATCAAGTAACCTCCATATAACACCAAACAAGCAATCATGGTAACCCCTAAAGCTTCAGAAACCGGAGAGGCTGCCTGTTGCCTGCGAGCCATTGATTTTACCAGGTTGGTATATTTAACGTTTTCTTCATCAAAGCGCTGTTTAGTATAACTAGCAGCATTAAAAGCTTTGATTACTTTGATACCCGATAAGGCTTCATCCAGGTAGCTAATCATAACACCATAGCTTTTTTGCGAAGCAACCGCCTGTTGTTTCAGGCGCTTTACAATGCGAGAAATCAATAGAGCTGATATGGGAATAATCAGCATGGAATAGACCGTAAGCTTAACGGATGTGGCAAACAGGAAGCCTACATAGAATATGATTTGTAAAGGCTCTTTAAATATCACCTGCAAAGTGCCGGTAACCGAGTATTGTACAATCTGCACATCCGAAGCTATTTTGGAGATGATATCGCCTTTACGCTCGTTGCTAAAGTAGCCTAGGTGTAAATCCAGCACGTTACCAAAAACAGCCCTCCGCAAATTAAGCAAAGTATGGGCTCGCATGTTTTCCATAGTGCGTTGTGACAGATAACGGAATAAGTTGCTTAAGAATACAGATACTATTATGGTACCACAAACAAACTGCAAAGCCCCCCAAGAACCATATTTACTGACAATTAAATCAACATAATAGTTAAACGTTGCACTCATATCCAACAATGATGGCTTAGAAGCAGCTGTTCGGGTTGCAATACCTGTACAATCATTATTTTTAAAAAACAACGTTTGCAACAACGGAATCAATAGCGCTAAATTTAGCGTATTGAATATAACGGAAAGCGTGGTGGCTATAAAGTAGGGTATTGCAAACTTCTCAATGGGTTTAGCAAAGGAAAGTAACCGAAAGTAAGTTTTCATTCACACAATTAAACTTACAAAAGTAGGTAAAAAGTATGTAAGTAGATGAGCATGAATTAGGGTAAGTTTATAGTTAACTACATGTTATTTATAAGTTTTTTATGGATGAATGATCCAATTACAAGCCTAAAATCAATCCAGCTTGTGAAACTATTTACAGGTTTTATAAGCCTATTATCAAAAAAATGGAGGCATGCTTTAATTCTGTAATTCTGATTTATCTTTGAGTAATGCAGCCTTCTTCCGAAAAATATAATCAGAAATTTGACGAAATATTATCCAGCCTGAATACTGAGCAGCAAGCCGCGGTAAACAAGTTGGATGGCCCGGTATTGGTGGTAGCCGGCCCTGGTACAGGCAAAACCCAGATACTGGCGGCCCGTATCGGCAAGATACTGTTGGAAACCGATGCTCAGCCCAACGAGATACTGTGCTTAACCTACACTGATGCCGGTGCCGTAGCCATGCGTAAGCGTTTGTTTGAGTTTATTGGCCCTGATGCTTACCG
This region includes:
- a CDS encoding ABC transporter ATP-binding protein, whose product is MKTYFRLLSFAKPIEKFAIPYFIATTLSVIFNTLNLALLIPLLQTLFFKNNDCTGIATRTAASKPSLLDMSATFNYYVDLIVSKYGSWGALQFVCGTIIVSVFLSNLFRYLSQRTMENMRAHTLLNLRRAVFGNVLDLHLGYFSNERKGDIISKIASDVQIVQYSVTGTLQVIFKEPLQIIFYVGFLFATSVKLTVYSMLIIPISALLISRIVKRLKQQAVASQKSYGVMISYLDEALSGIKVIKAFNAASYTKQRFDEENVKYTNLVKSMARRQQAASPVSEALGVTMIACLVLYGGYLILNNQSTTLSAAAFIGYIAMFSQVTRPAKAISDSFSSIHSGIAAGERVLQLIDEKPLITDAPNAITLTGFEKGMQFNNVSFAYGDKEVLHNISLNIPKGKTVALVGPSGGGKSTLMDMIPRFIEPQSGTITVDGYDINAVTMDSLRSLMGIVNQESILFNDSIYNNIAFGKPGATPDEVEAAARIANAHNFILSTEEGYQTNVGDRGTKLSGGQKQRICIARAVLSNPPIMLLDEATSALDTESEKLVQDALNNLMKNRTSLIIAHRLSTIQNADLIVVLEAGCVVEQGTHTELLQNNGLYRKLIDMQTFQTA